A genomic window from Silene latifolia isolate original U9 population chromosome Y, ASM4854445v1, whole genome shotgun sequence includes:
- the LOC141627661 gene encoding NAC domain-containing protein 18-like: MDVELPPGYRFMPEKQELVNYYLYRKLHGETLPTLRPRFIEANVYSDHPYNLLKSTRERREIKENEDDVEAYFFTELKKSTKNGRRISRSVGQWGTWKEQNTKDVEAYDTCCNVMKVVGIYKYFKFMPASGSQIIEDNDGAEWQMHEYSMTNNRDMVLCHIVTKNAKIASNAVNKRNHATMCSSMDHECDTSKRSRLEDSPVESPFNSLQSIPDVRQYRNQSICSSTPLHNEFQQQDHLYTGLQQP, encoded by the coding sequence ATGGATGTAGAATTACCACCTGGGTACAGGTTCATGCCGGAAAAACAAGAGCTTGTAAACTATTACTTGTACAGGAAGTTACATGGTGAAACATTACCCACGTTACGTCCGAGGTTCATAGAAGCCAACGTCTACAGCGACCATCCGTATAATCTCTTAAAATCAACCAGAGAAAGGCGAGAAATTAAGGAGAATGAAGATGACGTAGAAGCATACTTCTTCACTGAATTGAAGAAATCAACCAAGAATGGGAGGAGGATTAGCCGATCCGTTGGACAGTGGGGAACATGGAAAGAACAGAATACAAAGGATGTTGAAGCCTACGATACATGTTGCAATGTAATGAAGGTTGTCGGAATTTACAAGTATTTTAAGTTTATGCCAGCTTCAGGGAGTCAAATTATTGAAGACAATGACGGGGCTGAATGGCAAATGCACGAGTACTCGATGACAAACAATAGAGACATGGTGTTGTGTCACATTGTCACAAAGAACGCCAAAATCGCCAGCAATGCTGTAAATAAGCGAAATCATGCTACCATGTGCTCCTCTATGGACCATGAATGTGATACGAGTAAGAGAAGCCGTCTAGAGGATAGTCCCGTAGAAAGTCCGTTTAATAGCTTACAATCTATTCCGGATGTTCGACAATACCGTAATCAATCGATTTGTTCATCTACGCCATTGCATAACGAATTCCAGCAACAGGATCATCTCTATACAGGCTTACAACAACCATAG
- the LOC141627660 gene encoding cytochrome P450 72A225-like, giving the protein MLDTWGKICEKKGSCEVNLWPYLRELSADAISRAAFGSSYQEGRRIFELLTKQLELALPIFRSVHFPGSRFVPTKKSWLLVKIQSEIRSLLKDIICERQEYVRTGEVVKDDLLGLLLESYNIGNDNQNGKISISLEEVVDECKMFYLVGQGTTSTLLVWTVLLLSKHQDWQELAREEAFTTFGKSIPDFPRLNNLKTINTPWFIFVD; this is encoded by the exons atgcTTGATACATGGGGGAAGATTTGTGAAAAGAAGGGTTCATGCGAGGTTAACTTGTGGCCGTATCTGCGTGAGCTCTCCGCTGATGCTATATCTCGAGCAGCTTTTGGAAGTAGCTACCAGGAGGGACGTAGGATATTCGAACTCTTGACTAAACAACTTGAACTTGCTCTTCCTATTTTTCGCTCAGTGCATTTCCCTGGATCGAG ATTTGTCCCAACAAAGAAGAGCTGGTTATTAGTGAAGATCCAAAGTGAAATAAGATCTTTATTAAAAGATATAATTTGTGAGAGGCAGGAGTATGTAAGGACAGGTGAAGTGGTCAAAGATGATTTGTTGGGCTTGCTACTTGAGTCGTATAACATTGGAAACGACAATCAGAACGGAAAAATAAGCATAAGTCTTGAGGAAGTCGTAGACGAATGCAAGATGTTCTACTTAGTAGGCCAAGGAACCACCTCCACGCTGCTTGTTTGGACCGTACTCTTACTCAGCAAGCACCAAGACTGGCAGGAACTAGCTCGTGAAGAAGCTTTCACAACATTTGGGAAGAGCATCCCGGATTTTCCCCGACTGAATAACTTGAAAACGATAAATACTCCATGGTTTATTTTTGTTGATTAG